In a single window of the Phocoena phocoena chromosome 14, mPhoPho1.1, whole genome shotgun sequence genome:
- the ZC3H6 gene encoding LOW QUALITY PROTEIN: zinc finger CCCH domain-containing protein 6 (The sequence of the model RefSeq protein was modified relative to this genomic sequence to represent the inferred CDS: inserted 1 base in 1 codon) produces the protein MQDLKKHKNRKQKRMKSRKMRKPTENQGKNTRKKKRXKKSKRRKREKHKHNSPSSDDSSDYSLDSEVEHTESSHRKRSGFYRDYDIPFPQHGHISGSYMASKKSQHNRKFKSKEYDEHSTYSDDNFGTYSQETEEDFASRLKQYRQAKETSNTALGSSFPKEPGKKQRLKGLQQGIEQRVKSFNVARGRGLPKKIKRKDRGGRANKGPNVFSGTDDFQEYSKPGKKWKVMTQEFINQHTVEHKGKQICKYFLEGRCIKGDQCKFDHDAELEKRKEICKFYLQGYCTKGENCIYMHNEFPCKFYHSGAKCYQGDNCKFSHDDLTKETKKLLDKVLNTEEEATNEDERELEELRKRGITPLPKPPPGVGLLPTPPEHFPFSDPEDDFQTDLSDDFKKIPSLFEIVVKPTVDLAHKIGKKPPAFYNSASPPGPQFQESSPHTQHMYSSGSSPGPGPNMSQGHNSPVMHPGSPGHHPCAGPPGLPMPQSPPLPPGPPGIVGPHSQAGVLVQPDTPLTPPNMSGTYHCPGFPEHMMKVPRENHCSPGSSHLQSPGEMQLNTNYESLQNPAEFYDNYYSQHAVHNFQPPNNSGDGTWHGEFAQHQPPVVQDSPTRGSGSDSSSNVTGHGPLPAPGLLPAVQRALFVRLTQKYQEDEEPGSTQPQRAPSKEEDDTVNWYSSSEEEEGSSVKSILKTLQKQTETLRSQQQPSTELSTPTDPRLAKEKNKGSQVVDPRLRTISRQDVRKSSESTPLDLRLAWDPRKLRGNGSGHVGSSVGGAKFDLHHGNAGPNVKHKRGDDDDEDTERELREKAFLIPLDSSPGIMLQDPRSQLRQFSHIKMDITLTKPNFAKHIVWAPEDLLPVPLPKPDPVSSINLPLPPLIADQRLSRLWNTKSDLRQSTVPTDAKLAAKAKINTANREGYLEQFGDVHSSGSKLGDPRLQKNFDPRLHRLHSTESHQAGMKDSHTSKGAPHVARSNSGSSQPLGAVSSNSGPGALPPYAPKLSSSAGLPLGTPGSVLSAISLYDPREHSSPSTSEPATENAESQKKSGGLKSSDKNEPPTGEAVLPQKIAPNVDVPVDGPADPEADILGSSGTVQVPAVHSLPIQALTGLIRPQYSDPRQSKQPGQVSPTPDDDPRRATDDKSLKEVFKTFDPTASPFC, from the exons ATGCAGGATTTGAAGAAACACAAGAACAGGAAGCAAAAGAGgatgaaaagcagaaaaatgagaaagcctacagaaaatcaaggaaaaaacacaagaaagaaaaaga agaaaaagtccaAAAGGAGAAAACGTGAGAAACATAAG caTAATTCTCCATCCAGTGATGATAGTTCAGACTACAGCCTTGATTCAGAGGTCGAACATACAGAAAGTTCCCACAGAAAAAGAAGTGGTTTCTACAGGGATTATGACATTCCATTTCCTCAG catggacatatatcagGAAGCTACATGGCATCAAAGAAGAGTCAacataacagaaaatttaaaagtaaagaatatgATGAGCACAGTACCTACAGTGATGACAACTTTGGTACCTACAGTCAGGAAACAGAGGAAGATTTTGCCAGTCGGCTGAAACAATACAGGCAAGCTAAAGAAACCTCAAATACTGCTTTAGGATCATCCTTTCCTAAAGAACCAGGGAAAAAACAAAGATTGAAAGGGCTTCAGCAAG gtATTGAACAGAGGGTTAAAAGTTTTAATGTTGCTCGTGGACGCGGCTTGCCGAAGAAAATCAAACGCAAAGACCGTGGAGGAAGGGCCAATAAAGGGCCTAATGTGTTTTCAGGAACGGATGACTTTCAAGAG tataGTAAACCAGGGAAGAAGTGGAAGGTTATGACTCAGGAATTTATTAATCAGCACACAGTGGAACATAAAGGAAAACAGATCTGTAAATACTTTCTGGAAGGGAGATGTATTAAG GGAGATCAATGTAAATTTGATCATGATGCAGAgttggagaagagaaaagagatctGCAAATTTTATTTACAAGGATATTGTACCAAAGGAGAGAACTGCATTTATATGCATA atgaatTTCCATGCAAGTTCTATCATAGTGGAGCAAAATGTTACCAAGGAGACAACTGTAAATTTTCACATGATGATCTgactaaagaaacaaagaaactttTGGACAAA GTGTTGAATACTGAAGAAGAAGctacaaatgaagatgaaagagAGTTAGAAGAACTTAGAAAGCGTGGCATAACTCCTCTTCCCAAACCGCCTCCAGGAGTTGGGCTTCTGCCAACCCCACCAGagcattttcccttttctgatcCCGAAGATGATTTTCAGACAGATCTCTCTGATGATTTCAAGAAAATTCCATCTCTCTTTGAAATAGTTGTAAAACCTACTGTGGATTTAGCACATAAAATTGGGAAGAA GCCACCAGCATTTTATAACAGTGCCTCACCACCAGGACCACAATTTCAGGAAAGCAGCCCACATACTCAACATATGTATAGTTCTGGGTCAAGTCCAGGTCCCGGACCTAATATGTCTCAGGGACACAATAGTCCTGTGATGCACCCAGGCTCCCCTGGACATCATCCGTGCGCAGGACCTCCTGGTCTACCAATGCCGCAGAGCCCACCTTTGCCGCCTGGTCCACCTGGGATTGTAGGCCCTCACAGTCAAGCGGGAGTACTTGTTCAACCGGATACACCTTTGACACCACCAAATATGAGTGGCACTTACCATTGCCCTGGCTTTCCAGAACACATGATGAAAGTACCTAGAGAGAATCACTGTTCTCCAGGTtcatcacacctgcaaagtcctgGTGaaatgcagctcaataccaattATGAGTCCTTACAAAACCCAGCTGAGTTTTATGATAATTACTATTCACAGCATGCTGTACATAATTTTCAGCCACCCAATAACTCTGGTG ATGGGACGTGGCATGGTGAATTTGCCCAGCATCAGCCTCCTGTCGTTCAAGACTCACCTACCCGCGGGAGTGGGTCTGACAGCAGCAGTAATGTGACAGGCCATGGCCCCCTGCCTGCACCAGGTCTCCTCCCTGCAGTGCAGAGAGCTCTTTTTGTTAGACTTACTCAGAAATACCAAGAAGATGAAGAACCAGGCAGCACCCAACCTCagagggcaccaagcaaggaagAAG ATGATACTGTTAACTGGTATTCCAGTagtgaagaggaagaaggaagcagtGTCAAGTCAATACTGAAAACATTgcagaaacaaacagaaactttAAGGAGTCAACAACAACCTTCCACAGAACTCAGCACTCCTACTGATCCAAGACttgctaaagagaaaaataaaggaagccAAGTGGTTGACCCTAGACTTAGGACTATCTCAAGGCAAGACGTTAGAAAATCTTCTGAGTCTACCCCACTGGATCTTAGACTTGCATGGGATCCCAGGAAATTAAGAGGGAATGGAAGTGGTCACGTAGGTTCTTCTGTTGGTGGAGCAAAGTTTGATTTACATCATGGAAATGCTGGCCCTAATGTCAAACACAAAAGAGGAGACGATGACGATGAAGATACTGAAAGAGAACTGAGAGAAAAAGCTTTCTTAATACCTTTGGATTCTTCCCCTGGTATAATGCTGCAGGATCCAAGGTCACAACTGAGACAGTTTAGTCACATTAAAATGGATATTACCCTAACCAAACCCAACTTTGCAAAACACATCGTGTGGGCTCCAGAAGACTTACTTCCAGTCCCTTTACCTAAACCTGACCCAGTATCTTCAATCAATTTACCTCTGCCCCCTCTTATAGCTGATCAGAGGCTCAGTAGGTTGTGGAATACAAAAAGTGATCTTCGTCAAAGCACAGTGCCCACTGATGCAAAACTAGCAGCCAAGGCCAAAATTaacacagcaaacagagaaggcTACCTAGAACAATTTGGAGATGTACATAGTTCAGGAAGTAAATTAGGAGACCCTAGGCTGCAAAAAAATTTTGATCCTAGACTTCACAGACTGCATAGTACAGAGTCTCATCAAGCAGGTATGAAGGATTCACATACATCAAAGGGTGCCCCTCATGTAGCCAGATCAAACTCTGGTTCATCACAGCCCTTAGGGGCAGTATCTAGCAATTCTGGTCCTGGGGCTTTGCCTCCATATGCCCCTAAACTCTCATCTTCAGCTGGCCTTCCCCTGGGAACTCCAGGTTCAGTCCTTAGTGCTATTAGTTTGTATGACCCTAGGGAGCATAGTTCACCATCTACATCAGAGCCAGCAACAGAAAATGCAGAGAGCCAGAAAAAAAGTGGTGGTTTAAAAAGTAGTGATAAAAACGAGCCTCCTACTGGAGAAGCAGTCCTACCACAGAAAATCGCTCCAAACGTGGACGTCCCTGTTGATGGGCCAGCTGACCCAGAGGCAGATATTCTTGGGAGTTCCGGTACCGTTCAGGTCCCAGCAGTGCACAGTCTTCCGATTCAGGCATTAACAGGCTTAATTAGACCCCAGTACAGCGATCCAAGACAGTCAAAGCAGCCGGGTCAGGTGAGCCCCACCCCAGATGATGACCCTCGTAGAGCAACAGATGACAAATCTCTGAAAgaggtttttaaaacttttgatccAACTGCTTCACCGTTTTGTTAG